Proteins encoded in a region of the Nocardia asteroides genome:
- a CDS encoding TetR/AcrR family transcriptional regulator translates to MARPLDHAKRAELLAAVVRYIADHGLADLSLRPLAAELGTSSRMLIYYFTTKEELLVQALATQRPDIAALFADIADASELRDRLWDFWTANTSGHGRVSVRVMLQVLGAACAPRSPYIDYATAAIAAFVAALTDGLRSLGLDDPEVVATLLVSGLRGILQDQLITGEVERTDRAARRLIEQTVR, encoded by the coding sequence ATGGCCCGCCCCCTCGATCACGCCAAACGTGCCGAATTGCTCGCCGCCGTCGTGCGCTACATCGCCGATCACGGACTCGCGGACCTGTCGCTGCGCCCGCTGGCCGCCGAACTCGGCACCAGCTCGCGCATGCTGATCTACTACTTCACGACCAAGGAGGAGTTGCTGGTCCAGGCGCTGGCGACACAGCGTCCGGACATCGCGGCCCTCTTCGCCGACATCGCCGACGCATCCGAACTCCGGGACCGGCTATGGGACTTCTGGACCGCCAACACCTCCGGCCACGGCCGGGTGAGCGTCCGAGTGATGCTCCAAGTTCTCGGTGCGGCTTGCGCTCCACGTAGTCCCTATATCGACTACGCCACCGCGGCCATCGCCGCCTTCGTGGCGGCGCTGACCGACGGGCTGCGCAGCCTGGGGCTCGATGACCCGGAAGTGGTTGCCACGCTGCTTGTTTCGGGATTGCGGGGCATACTCCAAGATCAACTGATCACCGGCGAAGTCGAGCGCACCGATCGGGCGGCCCGCCGCCTCATCGAGCAGACGGTGCGCTGA
- a CDS encoding beta-ketoacyl-ACP synthase — MTVTIASETTDSVVVTGYAATTSLADDMDSTWSGLLAGHSGISLLDDDFVAEYDLPVRMGGKLKSQPGAELTRVEQRRHSYVEQMALVLGRRVWRSAGAPEVDGDRLAVAIGTGLGGGDALIGAVDALRAGGYRRVSPMSVPMVMPNGPAATVGLEIGARAGVFAPVSACSSGSEAIAHAWRLITTGEADMVVTGGVEGHIDAVPIASFAMMRAMSTRNDEPQRASRPFDRDRDGFVFGEAGALLVLESERHARARGATVHGRVLGAGITSDAYHIVASEPEGIGAARAMRKAIETAGLRASDIQHVNAHATSTSIGDASEASAIAAVVPDASVYAPKSALGHSIGAVGALESLVTMLTLRDQVIPPTLNLDHPDPAIDLDIVAGGPRAQRVNFALNNSFGFGGHNVALVFGRV; from the coding sequence GTGACTGTAACAATCGCTTCAGAAACTACGGATTCGGTCGTGGTCACCGGATACGCGGCGACCACGTCGCTGGCCGACGACATGGACTCGACCTGGTCGGGGTTGCTGGCCGGACACAGCGGGATATCCCTGCTCGACGACGATTTCGTGGCCGAGTACGACCTCCCGGTCCGCATGGGCGGCAAGCTGAAGTCACAGCCCGGGGCCGAACTGACCCGCGTCGAACAGCGCCGGCATTCCTACGTCGAGCAAATGGCACTGGTGCTCGGCCGCCGAGTCTGGCGCTCGGCGGGCGCGCCCGAGGTGGACGGTGACCGATTGGCGGTGGCTATCGGCACCGGGCTCGGCGGCGGCGACGCGTTGATCGGCGCGGTCGACGCGCTACGCGCGGGCGGGTACCGCAGGGTGTCGCCGATGTCGGTGCCGATGGTGATGCCCAACGGGCCCGCCGCCACTGTGGGGCTCGAGATCGGCGCCAGAGCTGGGGTTTTCGCGCCGGTCTCGGCCTGCTCGTCGGGTTCGGAGGCGATCGCGCACGCCTGGCGGCTGATCACCACCGGCGAGGCGGACATGGTGGTGACCGGCGGCGTCGAAGGACACATCGACGCCGTGCCCATCGCGAGCTTCGCGATGATGCGCGCCATGAGCACCCGCAACGACGAGCCGCAACGCGCGTCCCGCCCGTTCGACCGGGACCGCGACGGGTTCGTCTTCGGCGAGGCCGGCGCGCTACTGGTGCTCGAGTCCGAGCGGCACGCACGCGCACGCGGCGCCACCGTGCACGGGCGGGTGCTCGGCGCGGGCATCACCTCCGACGCCTACCACATCGTCGCCTCCGAACCGGAGGGGATCGGCGCGGCCCGCGCGATGCGCAAGGCCATCGAGACCGCGGGGCTGCGCGCTTCGGATATCCAGCATGTGAACGCGCACGCCACGTCGACGTCCATCGGCGACGCCTCGGAGGCCAGCGCGATCGCCGCCGTCGTGCCCGATGCCTCGGTCTACGCGCCGAAATCCGCACTGGGCCACTCCATCGGGGCGGTCGGCGCGCTGGAATCGCTGGTCACCATGCTCACCCTGCGGGACCAGGTCATCCCGCCCACCCTGAATCTCGACCATCCCGACCCGGCGATCGATCTGGACATCGTCGCGGGCGGCCCGCGTGCCCAGCGCGTGAACTTCGCGTTGAACAACTCGTTCGGTTTCGGCGGGCACAACGTGGCGCTCGTGTTCGGCCGGGTCTGA